The Ovis aries strain OAR_USU_Benz2616 breed Rambouillet chromosome 2, ARS-UI_Ramb_v3.0, whole genome shotgun sequence nucleotide sequence ACACTGGGAGAAAAGGATACAGTTAGGGCCAGTAACCCATTGTTCAGCCTCCCAGGCTCACTAGGGCCATGACAGCTAAGCAGTAAGTACAAGTGTAGCAAGTGTGTTGTGCCACTACTTTCGGAACTCTACTTAAAGGTGGGATTTTTTTCACTTCTCggaatatttgttaaaatttttgctGGTTATTTACATTTGGGGGatgattttatgaaaatatatttgcaagagaactttccttcctttcctgcaTGAATGTCTGTTATCCAACTTCTTAATTATATTTGTCATTGAATTTGAACTTTTTCTGGCCTCAAGTTTGGAAAAATTTAATTACTGTAACTGTTCTTTACCTTACAGTTTATGTCAATAAGCAGACACTCCTCTGTGCCCAGCACTGACCTCAGCAGTAAGCAGTTACAGCAGATACACCACCACAAGCCCCACTGTTAAGAAATTGATAGATtgatggaggaggagggaaatAAGGCTCATTAATGAATTAGaggattataaaaatattttatgaaggaGAAGGAACTTGAGATATATTCTGTAGAATAGGGAGGGACTGTTTCAGATGGTggatacagttaaaaaaaaaaaattccaaaatgagATTGAACATGggggtggaagtgagaaataaaaagcaatgagCTTAAGTGACTTAGGTgcatgttaggcttccctggtggctcagacaataaagaatcagcctgcaatgcagaagacccaggtttgatcccacgtcaagaagatcccctcgagaagggaatggctatcctctcaagtaaccttgcctggagaatcccttggacaaaggagcctgacaggctacaatccttggggtcacaaagagttggacacgattgagtgattaacactttcaagTGTACATGTATGTtgttggggtggggatggagggcaTTTGTACAGACATGCATTTGCAATTTTAGGTACCAGGGTAGAGATGACATGTAGCCAGCCCACCGCAAGTGGCCCATCAGCTTTAGGCATTTAAAGGCATTTTGGTGTATCTGCTATACATCGTGGCAGCAGTTTCCACAAGACCAAAACAGCAAAGAAATGGCTTACCAGCCATTTCAGCCAATTGTGCTTCTGTCAACCATCCTTTCTTTTGCCCTCCAAAATGAGAGGCTCAGGTCTCTGTTCATGACCCTGTAGAGAACTGGAGTCATCTCTCAGCCATTTCCAGGCTGATGAGGATTATATGCATCATCACTGACTTGTTTAGTCAAGTACAGGGAGCTGTCACATTtacttgtgttttaattttatgactccTAGCAGGTTGGCCTTCATTTAATATGCAGTGAGTCTTGGCTAAAAGCTGAGTTCTAAAAATAGGATTCATGTATTCAATAAAGTATTCATAGGGTTGCTACTTTGTATCAGGTACTGCACTTGGTACTGACTCTGCCAGAGTGAATAAAAGAAACATCCGTGTACCCCGTGCAGCTTATGGTCTTAAGGGGGAGAGTGAAATTTAAGGAACAAGCGGAAGTTAAAATGCTGTTGCCATTGCTCTAAGTACTGTAAATGAAAGAATGCTGAAGGAGAGAGGATGGGAAGCCCACTTTTCATTAGGCTATTAGGGAAGGCCTCTCAGAACAAGTAACTTATTACACTGTGACTTGGGATGAGATATGATAACTGTGGTTTCGGTACCTGCTGATTTTTGTTGAAATCATGCACTCTGGGAAGGCTTTCTCAAGTAGAAGATATTTAACGGTAAATAGGTGTTTATAGGAGCATAGGGAGAAGATATTTATAGAGTAAATTGGTTCAGAAAAAAATGCCTGTAAGCTCTTGATGTTACTGATTGGGGGACGCAGGCAGCTATGAGAATTGTAAATTATTTCTAGAATCTTAAGCCCAgtgaatataatttataaataattgaaataaaaatgcaggcATGATCATAATTCAGAAAATGGTAGATTTTGAGTTTTGTCTGTAACGTTTTAATATGGCCGATACACTGTTTTGTTATCCTGTCTTTTGAACTTGGCATATGTATAAGCCAGATTGTGAAAGACTTGATTTCCCCCCCTaggtatttattgttttttaattactatgaaaaatgaaaacgtAAGAAAATTGAAGCATGTGATGAATTGCCATATACCTAAatataataattaacatttttccattgcttcattttttaGGTGAAATATCTTAAAAACATGATGTTTTTCCCAAACACACAAATAtgcttttctgaaaaataaagacattttcctgCATAACCATGAAACCATCATACCTAAACCAGTCCTTGTACACGTTCCGCCAGTTACCCTGGCAAGTCCACATAGTCCATTTGGTTGGATCATACCTGTCTCTTTGGTCTCTCAACCCAtccaactttttgttttctttcttgtacTACATTTTCTTGTTGAAAACAGTTGACTGTCATGTGCTGTCCCACCTTTTGAATTTGTCTGAATACGTCCTCTTTTCTTGGATTTCCTCTAAGCTGAATGAGGTCTGTAAACTTGATTATATTCAGATTACCTTTCACACTTGAACAGCTTGGAGGGTTAGGGGCACTAACTTTCTACACAATCCAATGttagaagtgttagttgctcagtcgtgtctgactctttgcgacccccttaactgtagccttccatgctcctctgaccatgggattttccaggcgagaaaaTGTGGCTGGCCCTCCATGTAATATGCCTGTTTTTTCCATATCCTTGGTTCAACTGTATCCAGGGCTCTTGTacccacagattcaaccaacagCACCAAAAATCATGTGGTACTCTGGTACTTACTGTTGGGAAAAATCTGCTTCATTAGTGGACCTGCACAGTTGAAACCTGAGTTGTTCAAGGgataattgtatatatttatcttttttaattattaagaaatacaaaaaaagagaaaaatcccaaACTTTGATTTCTGTTATAACTTTTGTCCTGCTtactctccctccctttctccacatAGGGGAATATAGTTAGAAAATCAAATAATACACAAGTACAGAAAGACACAAAATAACCAGAAAGCTGCTCTCTACTTTTCTCCAAAGTCAAtgactgatatttttctttccatgtgaGAATTTGCATTTACCAGCATGCTTAAATGTGATTTGTTTTTTAGTTATATCAAAGTTGACTTTAAAAACAACCTTTTGGGCTAAACTGACTCATCCACAGCTTTCTAGGTAATGTTCTATTATTGAACCTCTAAAAGCATATCTTTTAAATGTTCTCAAATGATTTAAActtgtatttccattttattgttactAAACTACACGATTTGGCTTCTTCGCTTAGAGACTCCTCCACACAGACAGCCAAGGAAGCCGATGATTATCTGACTGAGTCCAAACAGCATCTCGAGAATGCCCACGAGCAGTAGACCTAAAAATACTGAGAAATGGATAAtcctgtgtttgttttctatagaATTGAAGTGCAAGTTGTATACTCTCCAGTTACTGGCTGTTGTGTTGGTGATGGGGGGATTATTGGAATCCATACGAGAAACACAAGAGTCTTCAAAGAACCACTGCAGATCAAAGGATTCGTAATAACtggcactgaaaaaaaaaaggaaagaaatgataagaaaaaaatattcagaaataccACTGACCATCTCAAGAATACATCATGACCTCCAGAAAAGGACCTGTCCAGTAAAACAGacactgcttttaaaatattgtgccCAGAAACTGTAGCTAGGATCAGGGTTCCAGAGGATGTACCCTTGTATGCTTAACAGCTATAAAAGGTTGATTCATTATGTATCTCATCAACAAGCACTTctaaggattccctggtggctcagtgataaagaaactgcttgccagtgcagaggacacaggttcgatccctggtcctggaaaatcccacatgctgcagagcatctAAGCCCGCAACTCAggcacaactgctgagcctgtgagccctagcgcccatgctctgcaacagtagcccccacttgctgcaactagagaaaagcccaagtagcagcatagccataaataagaaaagtgaaaatggtgggttccttctccaggggatcttcccagaccaggagcccaacccaagtctcctgcatcggcaggcagattcttcaccactcagccacCCAGAGGGAAGCCCTCTGATTTCCTATTCCAGCCCTATTAGTAAAGGGAGTTTCTTTGGATTTTGATTCACGACTGTGGTATGCAAATTTTgagagagttttcttttttaaccattcAAGATAAGGAAaaagcagttgttttttttttttcctgtaaccaCAAAAATGAATTCTATTTGTTTTCCATACTGAACAATGTATAATTAACGAATgagattcttattttctttcagttttaccaGTTGTGCCTAGATTAAGGCACAGAATCATTTTACAAGACTGAAATGAACCATTTCCATGTAACTCCTCAGCATTACTTGCTACTCCGTGACTTAAACTTTTGACTCATCCCCATGCCTATAGTGTGTTTATATTATGTTTGCATGATTCCACTGGCtgctgctttgtttcttttttagggGTTAGTGGTAAGCCTCTAGATTTTATTTACTCACTGTGTTTTTGTTCAGATTTTCAAAGTAATATATGCTTAGGTTTTACAagtataattgggcttccctcgtggctcagacggtaaagaatctacctgtaatgcaggagacctgggtttgatccctggttcaggaagatcccctggagttggaaatggcaaaccattccagtattcttgcctggaaaattccatggacagaggagcctgacggtctacagtccatggggtctcatagagtcagacgtgactgagtgactaacactttcacccatTTCACTACAAGTTTACTTTGATCAGAGGTAGTGCTCCTTTCCTCCCCCGAGGGCATCCTCCATTACCATTCTTCAAGGATGAAAGTTTCTGGTgcacattttcagaaattttttatatacatgcacatatgctGCCATAGATTTTTGGAAGACAGGATAATCCATCTAAGACTGCTCCTTTTAGCCAAGACCATACCCAGAGCATTCTGAATGCAGTGATTCCTCCATTTCTCTGAGGTTGCGCCAGCTGGGATTACTGTACTAAATCCCTAAGACTGTCCCATGAGAGAAAACATGGCACCAGGTCAGCACCATAGTCTTCTAACCTAATTAGCTGCAGCTGTGTAAGGAAGCAAACAGTTACTCACGTTAAGTTTTCAAGTGAAAATTCACAACTGGAAGTTGTGTTGCTTTGAGAGTTGCAAATGAGAGGGCCCTCCGCAAGAGCCTGGATGGACACCAGCAGGCAGTACGCAGCTCCAATGACTGTGATGGCGTTCAGAAGTGATGAAAGAAACATCTGAAAAATTAAGTAGGCACGTTTGCGCACATTATTACAGGAGCGTAGTCTGTTACAAGTTTCAGCAGCATATGTGGTCTTTATCATCCACCGCTGCCATTGTCCAGTTGCCTTACAGATCTCGAACTTAGGATCTAGGTGTGATTAGGTGGGATTTACGCAAGAAAGCAGAGGGCAGGGTCCCTGCCATTCGATTAGACTCTTCAAAATATCGttggtcttggacttccctggtggtcctgtgctTAGGAATTTGCCTACCAATataggggatacaggtttgatctctggtctgggaagaccccacgtgccatgGGGCTACTATGCCTGTGCACCACTGCTGaccccacatgcctagagcccacactctgcaacaagagaagtgcATATGCtgtagctagagaaagcccacagatagcagcaaagacccactgcagccacaactgaaagtaaataaatgatcATTGCCATTGTTTCTGAAAAACTTGAACTTGTATGCTCTACCTGAACCTTGTTCATTTCAGTGGACCATTACAATGTGTCAGGACCAGAGAGACTATAAATAACTAGATAAACACCAAATGTCagaaaaggtattttttaaattaattttctaatttatggTTATAAATATGACACTTTTAAAAAGTGGCTGTTACCCCTGGGAGCATATTAGAATCACTTAAGatgcttttgaaaaatactgataTAGAATCAGGGAGGGCCACAAGCCATggatattttataacattttcccTAGGTGGTTCTAATGCTCCTATCAGGCTGAGAATCATTTCTTTGAAACCTTAGACTCAGCCAGGAATATTTACTGTGATTTCTGGTTTATTGATCTGCTTGCTTCCTTAAAGAATTGTGAGAGGAGTCCTCAGAGTTACTGTGTAACCATGTTCATGGCATAAAGACTGGGAATTTTGGAATCTGATGGTGGTGGTGTGGATACAAATCTCCCTGCTAATGGCGCAACACTGGCagttttttgctttctctgaGGATTAATTTCTCAGTCAATAAAACAAATCATAAAACAcggattttcagaaaaataagataacaTGCTTGAAAATGTTCTGAGTACAGTGAgagactggaaaaggaaatagcaacccactccagctttattgcctggagaatcccatggacagaggagcctggcaggctatagtccatggcattgcaaagagtcatacacgactgagcaactaacacgcacacaGTGAACGAAGGTtagtaaatattaattttctttacttttcaaaCTTCCTTTGTTTTTTTAGCCGCACCAAATgacatgtgggttcttagttccctgaccaggccagggatcgaacctgagccccctgcattggaggtgtgagagtcttaaccactggaccactagggaagtcctccttTACGTTTGACTTAGTTACAATCTTAATCTTATACATACCaaaatgtttggggaaaaaaatgtgatgtTCTCTTTTAACTGCATAAAACATTCTGATGCTAGTAAAACAGTCTTTCACGTGCATGAGAAAACAGAGTACTtttccctaagtattttatacaCATCACAAAAATAATGAGTACTTGAGTATTGTGAAACTGATTACAGCTCTGAGAGTGACTTATAAATCTTTCTTTGAAAACCTTtagactgaaactgaagattgAGGAAAGATCCAAAAGCTGGCTCCAAAAATAAGGTTTTACGGGGAAGCACAAAGACAAACTTCAGTCTCAGTATTATCGTATAAATCCTCCTAAATAGCACGTGTCTAGGACCAGTCCCGCCACTGGAGACACACAGTTGATGCAGTTGATGCTGACGCCTCGGCGACGTTGCTGAGGTGCCAGGAACTGCTTCTGCCCTTCTGCTCCCAGACCAGCTGCGCTGTGCTCACCCCGGTTTTGCTGTTGCAGCACGCTCTTTTCCTCGCTGCCAAGGACATCGTTGTTGCTGGAATGGCCTGGAAGTTACATCAACAGGAACGATTAATATGATTACTTCCCAGCAAATGATAAAGCAGTAATCTTCACCTTCTACTTAGCAGCAGTTGTGGGAAGCCAAGGCTTAAGAGCACAAGAAGGAAGTGTGGCAGTGTCCTCTATCTTGTGATCCCCGTTTGGACCAGAAAGATTACAAGGGAGGGCAAAGGATAGGGGATTTCAGGATAGCAGTTTCAGACTTTCCCGTCTACATTTTAACACTACTCTGAGTCATCATGAGGGAGACTTGGATTTTAAATACAGTGAGTTActtattaattattttgaaagaaatgtttctgAAAGAGTTGGTTACATCATccaaaattcacttaaaaaaaaaaaaaaaaactataatctGCAACCA carries:
- the TM4SF20 gene encoding transmembrane 4 L6 family member 20, whose translation is MTCCEGWTACNGFSLLVLLLLGVTLNVIPLIVNLVDEDQFLKNPISCFEWWFPGIIGAGVMAIPATTMSLAARKRACCNSKTGMFLSSLLNAITVIGAAYCLLVSIQALAEGPLICNSQSNTTSSCEFSLENLTASYYESFDLQWFFEDSCVSRMDSNNPPITNTTASNWRVYNLHFNSIENKHRIIHFSVFLGLLLVGILEMLFGLSQIIIGFLGCLCGGVSKRRSQIV